A window of Campylobacter ureolyticus contains these coding sequences:
- the thiC gene encoding phosphomethylpyrimidine synthase ThiC has translation MSKTQLYYAKQGIITEAMKFVAKKENLSEEIIRNEIEKGHLIIPANINHTNLQPMGIGSALKCKVNANIGSSGLNSSIDEEIEKLNISIKYGADTVMDLSTGGDLNAIRKAIINASSVPIGTVPIYQMVHDIKDIKMLDKNTILQTLKTQAEQGVSYFTIHCGFKSEFMPLVAKRKMGIVSRGGSLTASWMMHHHKQNPFYELFDEICEICAKYDVSLSLGDGLRPGCLYDATDEAQISELKVLGELAKRAYDNDVQVMIEGPGHIPLNEIEKNVKLEQEFCNNAPFYVLGPLVTDIGAGYDHITSAIGGALAAYHGVSMLCYVTPKEHLGLPNANDVREGLIAHKIAAHAADIARSRIEAIDRDHAMSDARYNFDWNKQFELALDPKRAREYHDESLPEESFKNAHFCSMCGPKFCAYKISKEVAAKSCEYFKE, from the coding sequence ATGAGTAAAACTCAGCTATATTATGCTAAGCAAGGCATTATCACAGAAGCTATGAAATTTGTAGCCAAAAAAGAAAATCTTAGTGAAGAGATTATTAGAAACGAAATTGAAAAAGGACATCTTATAATACCTGCAAATATTAATCATACAAATTTACAACCGATGGGTATAGGAAGTGCTTTAAAGTGCAAGGTTAATGCTAATATAGGCTCATCAGGTTTAAATAGTAGCATAGATGAAGAAATAGAAAAATTAAATATATCTATTAAATATGGTGCAGATACTGTTATGGATCTTTCAACTGGTGGAGATTTAAACGCAATAAGAAAAGCCATTATCAATGCCTCGAGTGTTCCTATTGGCACTGTTCCAATATATCAAATGGTTCATGATATAAAAGATATAAAAATGCTTGATAAAAATACAATACTCCAGACATTAAAAACACAAGCAGAGCAGGGCGTTAGTTATTTTACAATTCATTGTGGGTTTAAGTCAGAATTTATGCCATTAGTTGCAAAGAGAAAAATGGGTATAGTAAGTAGAGGTGGTAGTTTAACAGCTTCTTGGATGATGCATCACCATAAGCAAAATCCTTTTTATGAATTATTTGATGAGATATGCGAAATTTGTGCTAAATATGATGTGTCTTTATCGCTAGGAGATGGTTTAAGGCCAGGATGTCTTTATGACGCAACTGATGAAGCTCAAATAAGCGAGCTTAAAGTTTTAGGTGAGTTAGCAAAAAGAGCTTATGATAATGATGTTCAAGTCATGATAGAAGGACCTGGGCATATTCCTTTAAATGAAATAGAAAAAAATGTAAAATTGGAGCAAGAGTTTTGTAATAATGCACCTTTTTACGTACTTGGACCTTTGGTTACTGACATAGGTGCTGGATATGATCACATAACAAGCGCTATTGGAGGAGCTTTAGCAGCTTATCATGGTGTAAGTATGCTTTGTTACGTAACACCTAAAGAGCATCTTGGGCTCCCAAATGCTAATGATGTAAGAGAGGGGCTTATAGCTCATAAAATAGCAGCTCATGCAGCCGATATAGCAAGATCTAGAATTGAAGCTATTGATAGAGACCATGCCATGAGTGATGCAAGATATAATTTTGATTGGAATAAGCAGTTTGAATTAGCACTAGATCCTAAAAGAGCAAGGGAGTATCATGATGAGAGCTTACCAGAAGAAAGTTTCAAAAATGCTCATTTTTGTTCAATGTGTGGACCAAAATTTTGTGCTTATAAAATAAGTAAAGAAGTAGCAGCTAAAAGTTGCGAATACTTTAAAGAGTAA